Genomic window (Hydrogenimonas cancrithermarum):
GATCAGTCTGTGCAAAGCGAAGTAGTCGTCGACCGGATGGTGTTTCATTACTTCCATATAGGTACCGATATAATCCCTGCTGTGAAGAAGTTTCGGCAGCGGATAGGTCTTGGCCTGCCGAACCGTTCTTTGCAGTCTGTTTTGAATCGTCTCATACGCTTCGACGGAACTTCGAAAATCGAGGGCCGAGAGAGCGAGATTGAATGAAGCATAAAGGAAAAAAAGGGCGGCACCAAGTGCCACGATACCGAGACCGGCATAGAGCTCTCCGGCCCGCAGAATTTTAGGTGGAAGAAAGTTTTTCTCTTTTGTCAGGCCCTGAACGCCGAAAAGGAAAATAGGTTCGTATCGCTCCTCCTCTTCGGAAAACCCTGCCGATGCAGGCATCAGGACAGCCGAAACCGGCAACCCCGAAAGCATAAAGACTCTTTGCGCGGCCTCTTCCCTCTCCGCCACCCCGCCGGCGAGTATCAGATGGGAATACTCCCGTTCCCGCTGATACTGCTGAATATAGAGGATCGTCTTTTCGACTTCGGAAAGTGCCCTATCCCTCTCTTCGCGTATGGGTATCACTCGTTGAAAAGTGATTTCACCCTCGGCGAGGGCAAGCACGATCACTTTGTTCTCATCGGTATAGACGGCCAGAACGTTCCCCTCAACGGCACGCTGGACGAAATTTGCGAAGGCATACTCTTCGAACGTCACAAAAGAGACGGCATAGAGTTTTTTCAAAGATTTCGTAATTTCATAAAAACGGGAGTCGTTGATGAGAAACACTCGGTAAACCGACTCTTTCGTCTCCGTATCGGTGGAGAGATGCGTAAACGTGAAAACATCGCTCGCGATCTCGGCGTGCTCTTCATCCAGCCTCTGGCGGATCAGTTGGCGAATCATCGCATCCGAAGTGACGAGCGAAGAGAGCGTCACGTCGATCTCGAGCTTCGATTCCGATGGAAGGACCAATCCGATGCTCTTCTGGGTATTCAGATATTGCACCGCGTCTTGTATCGAAGCGAAACGTTTCGTTTCGATACACGTTCCGTCCGCCTTGAACTTCCCTGCATAAAAAGTCCCCTCTTTCATATGCAGGACGGTCAGGGCCCTGACGCTTCGGTGCGACAATGTCATCATTCCCAATCCGTCACTCCTCTCTTCTATCGCATCAACGTTAGAGATGCGACCGCTATCGCGGCACTTTCGCTTCTTAGAACCAGCGGTGTTTCCATGCCATAAATCGGCCGATTTTCGAAAAGTTTTCGCTCCTCTTCGCAAAATCCCCCTTCCGCTCCGATGAGAATCGATTCGAACGGCGTTTCACACTGCAAAGACGCACCTCCGAAATCGAGTATCGCACTCTTTGGATAGGCTTCAAGATAGGAAGCGGCCGAATCGAACGTCTCGAGCGACATCATCTCGCTACGGCCACACTGCTGAGAGGAGTTGACGAGAATGCGGTGAAGGCGTTCGAAGTCCGGCTTGAAGTTTTTCTGACTTCGGTCACAGTAGACGAAAGAGATCTTCGTAACACCCATTTCGTTGAGCATCGGAAGACTCTTTTCGACCGTTTTCGGATCGACGACGCACCATCCGATATGCAGCCGTCGGCGAGGCATGACGATGCGCGCCTCCTTTTCCTCCAAAACGAGCTCCGCCTCTTTTTTCGTCACCCTGTCGATACGATAGAAATAGAGATATTCATTCGTCAGATTGCGTAAGGCGATACGTTCGCCCTCATTATGGCGGCGTACTTTGAAGATGTAGCGGTAGGCTTCGCCTTCGATCGTGATATCGGGCAAACCGGCATCGGGATGGTAAAGAAACTGCATCGGCTTTCTCCTTACGGCAGCTGTGGCACGAAGCCCCCGATCATCAGGATCCAGAGGAGCTGGAAGATGTAGTAGCGTAGAACTTTTTTTCTTGCATCCGAAAAACATTCGTTACCGGGACGCGACCGTTTTATCAGATAGTGCCGGCGTATCTCGAGCGACGAAAGGGCGACAGCCGCGACGATCATCAAAATAATCTTGACCGAAAAACCGATGTGCAGATAGGCCATCACGGCAGCCCCGGTAAAGAGAATCATACTCATCAGCGTTGTCCATGCCGTCGCCTGGATACGCAGATACTTTTTCAGTTTGCGGTCGTCTTTTTGCATCAGAATCACCACGATATTGAGAGCGATCAGAAAAGCTAGCGCAACCACTGGCCAAATGTGCAGCTGAATCATCATATTTTCCATAGTTTCCATAAGTTCGATTGTACTATAATCACTTTAAAAAAAGACCTTGACTCTCCGGATGATATATAAGGTCTTCTTAAACACTGCCGTTACGCGGTTAAAAAGGATTGGTATGGTTTCGATCACGGAAGCACTGGAGCGCATTCATGCAAATGTCAAAGCGGCGGGAACCGAAATCCTGCCTATCGAATCGGCAGTCGGATACGTCAGCGCCGAACACCTCCATGCACGATTCGATTTGCCGCGGTTCGACAACTCCGCGATGGACGGGTATGCGGTCACGATGGCGGATGCCGGGGGAATCATCGCTTCGCAACCGACCATTTTCGCCGGTGATGAGAGTGACGTAAAAGTACGTCCCGGATACGGAGTGAAGATCATGACGGGCGCCGTGATGCCCAAAGGCGCGGATGCCGTCATTCCGGTCGAGAACACGATTGAAACTGCCGAGGGCATCTCTCTTCCGGATACGATAAAACGGGGGGCACATATTCGCAAAAAGGGTGAAGACATCACGAAAGGCGAACGCATTCTCTCGGCAGGCGAAACGATTACCGCATACGCCCTCACCCAGCTTGCCAGTCAGGGTATCACCCATGTGAGGGTCTTCCAAAAACCGCGCGTTACCGTTTTCGCCACCGGCCATGAACTGCGAATGCACTACGAACCGATCGAAGCGCACCAGATCTACAACTCCAACGCCCCGATGTTCATCGCCAGATCTCTGGAGCTCGGATGCGATGCCAGATTTACGGGAGCGACTGCCGATACGATGGAGTCGATCAAAGCCCATATCGCTGCGGCACTCGATGCCGATCTCATCATCACCAGCGGCGGCGTCAGCGTAGGGGATGCCGACTTTACCAAAGAAGCGTTCGCCGAACTGGGCATGGAGACACTTTTCAGCAAGGTGGACATCAAACCGGGAAAACCGACCAGTGTCGGACGCATCGGAAAGACGTGGGTCGTCAACCTTCCAGGGAACCCCTCTGCCGCAGCCGTCAACTTCGAGATCTTCGCCCGCTCCATCATCAACCGGCTTCACGGCATGCAGGCACCCTATATCGCACCGATCGTTACCCTATGCGCTGAGAGCAAAAAGATCAAACCGGGAAAGTACAGCGTGCTGATGGGCAGATTTGACGGAGAGGGATTCGAGATTCTGGAGAAACAAGGACCGGGCATGGTCAGTCCCCTCAAAGAGGCGGACGGTCTGATCATCGTCACACCAAAGGTAGAGTGCCTCGAGAAAGGGCAGCGGGTCCGGATGATTCCGCTGCGATGCAATCAGACGGCCGAAAGCGCCGTGGAACTCTTTACTTCAGTTTAGCGATATAACCGGCGAGTGCCTCGATCTGACCGGAGGTGAGTGAACGGACCTGGCCGGCCATCAACCCTTTCATCGGGCCGCCGTAGGTGCCGTTTTTATACCCCTCCATCTTTTTGACGAGGTCGGCTTTGGACTGCCCGGCGATAATGTTGCTCTTGCCGAGCGCATGTTTTTCGCCTTTGAGGCCATGGCAGCCGGCACACTTGGTGAACAATGCGGCCGCATCGACTTTGACCTCTGTCTCTTCGGCTTTCGGCTCAACCGCTTTGGGTGCCTTTTGCGCCTCCGCCTTCACACTCTCGGAGATCGCTTCCACTTTTTTCGCAGCCTCTTCTTTCGCCACTGTGGCACTTTCGGTAACCGGTTGTGACGCAGGCGACGCCGCCGATTCTCTCTTCTCGGCCGGTTTGACAGCAGGTGCTACTGCCGCGGATTCGACCTTGGCCGAAGGTTGTGCAGCCTCATGCTGCACAGAGTCACTTTTTTTCTCTCCGCATCCGCTCATCATCACCATTGCGGCAACCGCCATCGACAATGCAATTCGTTTCATTCGTTCACTCCTTGAATTTCTGCCATCTTAGTCCTCCCGTGCTTAAAAAGGACTTCATCGATTTTAAACACCGGTGTTAAACGATATCCGGATTGAGAAACCTCTTTCCGGCCAACAGCTCCTCGAACATCTCCGGGTTGGACCACTCCGCCTTGACCCGTTCCGAGAAGACAATTCTATCGAGTTCGGTGGGGCCCATCGTGGAGTTGTAAGCATCCTCCCTCTTCGCTTTGGCGTATCCGGTTTCCGTTTCATGGACGATGACACCCTCGAGCATGACATCCGATTCACCGTTGATCATCTCGGTCTGCTGGAGTACTCTATCGACGAGAAGGAAGATCGTGCGGGCGAACTGCTCCGCCGAGGGGTTGACGGGCAGCTCCACCCAGCGCTCGCTCCACTTTTTCATATCGGCGAGATAGGCCGGATCGTCGCCGCTCCATAGCGTTATAGCATGATCGAACGCATCGATAAACTCTTTGATCATTCCCTTCGTGAGGCCGAAATCGTAGACCATCTGTCCGCGATCGAGAGAGGGTGCGGTAAAGAGAAGCTCCACCTTGTAGGAGTGTCCGTGAATGCTTCGACTGCAGCGCCTCGATGTACACTGCCGCACAATGTGTGCGTTCTCGAATTTGTAAAGCTTACGAATGAGCATGAGCCCCTCCCCAATGTTCAACGTCCAACGACCAACGACAGATTCTCATCGTTTCTCCTCTCTGTTCCACAATCGCACATGCAGCCTGTCGCTGTAGCGATAGCCGGACCGCAGGCAAAACTCTGCCACAACCGGGGCGTTCGCTTGCAGTTGCCGCACATTGTCCCCCAGCGGCATACAGTAGATCTCATTCTCGAACGGCTCGCAAATTTCGCGAATCTCCCGCTCGACCTCCTTTTCTATCGAGGTAGAGTCGAGCGTAAACTTGAAAAAAGAGTCGTTCCCCTCCTCCGCCAGGCGCCGAATGATCCCGGGAACCACTCTCTTCGCTTTGGGTTCGCCGCTATTGGAAAGCTTGACCGCCATCGCGAAGGTTACGTCACGATAGGCAGGATAGGCTTCAAACGGAGGTGCCAGCGTGGCATTGGTTTCGATCGTTACGCGAAACCCATGTTCCAACATCCATACGACCGTTTCGTAAAATATCGGATCTTCCGCATAGATCATCGGCTCTCCGCCGGTCAGAATGATATCGGGGCGATATGCAACTCTATCGACATATTGCATGACCACGCTTTGCAATGCCCCCTCATCGTCCACGCTCTTCCACATATGCTTGAAACGCTTTGTGTGTACTGCGCGTATCGTGTCGCATCCTGCAATCCTTTCCCCACCGATCTCATAGGCCCCGAAGCCCCGACATCGAAGATTGCAGCCGCCAAAACGCAAAAATATGGAAGGCACTCCGCTGTAGCGCCCCTCTCCCTGAATGGAAAAAAAGTGTTCGACCAGATAGATCATCGATGCCTCTTGGCTTTCATCTGTTTCAATCTTGAAAACTTCCTTTTATTTCACTTCCGGCTATCCGGACCATGCGGCTGCAAGTTTGCAGACCGCACGCTCGTAAATCGCCGTACGATTCAGCCTGGCCGTTCTTCCTTTGGCCCACCCGGACCATGCGGCTGCAAGTTTGCAGACCGCACGCTCGTAAATCGCCGTACGATTCAGCCTGGCCGTTCTTCCTTTGGCCCACCCGGACCATGCGGCTGCAAGTTTGCAGACCGCACGCTCGTAAATCGCCGTACGATTCAGCCTGGCCGTTCTTCCTTTGGCCCACCCGGACCATGCGGCTGCAAGTTTGCAGACCGCACGCTCGTAAATCGCCGTACGATTCAGCCTGGCCGTTCTTCCTTTGGCCCACCCGGACCATGCGGCTGCAAGTTTGCAGACCGCACGCTCGTAAATCGCCGTACGATTCAGCCTGGCCGTTCTTCCTTTGGCCCACCCGGACCATGCGGCTGCAAGTTTGCAGACCGCACGCTCGTAAATCGCTAAAAAAGGCAAGCAGTTGCCTTTTTCTTTACGCGATTTACCCACCCGTTTCGTAAAATGCACGGGTCGACTCTTCGCCGTTCTCTTCATCCCATCGGTTTTTCTCCGGCTTGTTGCGAAGTACTTCACGAAGCACCTCGCTCGCTCCTTCTATGTCACCGGCTTTGACGGCATCCCGGATACTCATAGCTTCATCAAAATAGAGGCAAGGAATTAGAAATCCCTCGGCCGTAAGACGAATACGGTTACAGCTTTCGCAAAAATCGTGTTTATGCGGATCGATGACTCCGAACTTGTAACCGTCATCCGTCAGGTAGTTGAACGCGGGACTGCTTCCCTCTCGACCCACTTTTTTTATGACATACTTCTCTTTCACCCTTTCGAGAATCTCTTTGCCGCTCAAGCCTTTCAACCCTACCTTGGCATGAACGTTCTCCATATATTCGATATAACGAATCGTCATGCCACGCGCTTTGGCGTACTCCATCACATCGACGATCTCGTCGTCGTTGATTCCCTTCAGGGGAACCATGTTGACTTTCACTTTCAAGCCAACTTCAAGTGCTTTTTCAACACCTGCGAGTACTTTGTCCAATACATCTTTCTGGGCTATTTTTGCCGCAACTTCGGGTTTGAGCGAGTCTATGGAGATGTTGATTCGCTTGAGGCCCACCTCTTTCAGCCGCTCCGCCACGTCAGCGAGGAGATACCCGTTGGTCGTAAGCGCCAGATCGATATCGGGTTTATGGTCGTGAATCATTTGAACAAAACGATCGAGATCTTCACGCAGAAGCGGTTCGCCTCCCGTGATACGGATCTTGTCGACCCCTTCGTCGATCGCGACGCGTACAAAGCTGAAAAGCTCTTCGAAGCTGAGAAGATTCTCACGCGGAACCCATGAAAACGGTTTCTCCGGCATACAGTATTGGCAACGGAAATTACATCGTTCCGTCACGGAGATTCTAAGATAATTGACCGTTCGGCCATGTCCGTCTATTAACATTGCAACTCTTTGAAGAGAAATTTACTCTTATTTTACTGCAAATACTAAAAAAGAAGTTTAATCGTAGAAAGAATCCGCAAAGCCGAAGCTCCGCGGATTATAGAAGAGGAAAAGAGTTCTTAGTGAAGCTCTTTCCAGATGCTCTGTTTCCAGAGGTAGGCGAGGAAAGCGAAGATGAAGAGATAGATCATCACTTTTTTCCCGACACTGTCGCGCTCGGCATGTTTGCTGTCGCCGACTTCCGTCAGATACTCGAGGACTTTCTCGGCGCTTTCGGCCGTTACACCGACACGCGGCATCGCGGTACCCGGAAGAAGGTTCTGTGGATTTTCCATGAATGTCTTGAT
Coding sequences:
- a CDS encoding 16S rRNA (uracil(1498)-N(3))-methyltransferase encodes the protein MQFLYHPDAGLPDITIEGEAYRYIFKVRRHNEGERIALRNLTNEYLYFYRIDRVTKKEAELVLEEKEARIVMPRRRLHIGWCVVDPKTVEKSLPMLNEMGVTKISFVYCDRSQKNFKPDFERLHRILVNSSQQCGRSEMMSLETFDSAASYLEAYPKSAILDFGGASLQCETPFESILIGAEGGFCEEERKLFENRPIYGMETPLVLRSESAAIAVASLTLMR
- a CDS encoding c-type cytochrome → MKRIALSMAVAAMVMMSGCGEKKSDSVQHEAAQPSAKVESAAVAPAVKPAEKRESAASPASQPVTESATVAKEEAAKKVEAISESVKAEAQKAPKAVEPKAEETEVKVDAAALFTKCAGCHGLKGEKHALGKSNIIAGQSKADLVKKMEGYKNGTYGGPMKGLMAGQVRSLTSGQIEALAGYIAKLK
- a CDS encoding 6-pyruvoyl trahydropterin synthase family protein, with product MLIRKLYKFENAHIVRQCTSRRCSRSIHGHSYKVELLFTAPSLDRGQMVYDFGLTKGMIKEFIDAFDHAITLWSGDDPAYLADMKKWSERWVELPVNPSAEQFARTIFLLVDRVLQQTEMINGESDVMLEGVIVHETETGYAKAKREDAYNSTMGPTELDRIVFSERVKAEWSNPEMFEELLAGKRFLNPDIV
- the moaA gene encoding GTP 3',8-cyclase MoaA, coding for MLIDGHGRTVNYLRISVTERCNFRCQYCMPEKPFSWVPRENLLSFEELFSFVRVAIDEGVDKIRITGGEPLLREDLDRFVQMIHDHKPDIDLALTTNGYLLADVAERLKEVGLKRINISIDSLKPEVAAKIAQKDVLDKVLAGVEKALEVGLKVKVNMVPLKGINDDEIVDVMEYAKARGMTIRYIEYMENVHAKVGLKGLSGKEILERVKEKYVIKKVGREGSSPAFNYLTDDGYKFGVIDPHKHDFCESCNRIRLTAEGFLIPCLYFDEAMSIRDAVKAGDIEGASEVLREVLRNKPEKNRWDEENGEESTRAFYETGG
- a CDS encoding molybdopterin molybdotransferase MoeA encodes the protein MVSITEALERIHANVKAAGTEILPIESAVGYVSAEHLHARFDLPRFDNSAMDGYAVTMADAGGIIASQPTIFAGDESDVKVRPGYGVKIMTGAVMPKGADAVIPVENTIETAEGISLPDTIKRGAHIRKKGEDITKGERILSAGETITAYALTQLASQGITHVRVFQKPRVTVFATGHELRMHYEPIEAHQIYNSNAPMFIARSLELGCDARFTGATADTMESIKAHIAAALDADLIITSGGVSVGDADFTKEAFAELGMETLFSKVDIKPGKPTSVGRIGKTWVVNLPGNPSAAAVNFEIFARSIINRLHGMQAPYIAPIVTLCAESKKIKPGKYSVLMGRFDGEGFEILEKQGPGMVSPLKEADGLIIVTPKVECLEKGQRVRMIPLRCNQTAESAVELFTSV
- a CDS encoding 7-carboxy-7-deazaguanine synthase QueE; this translates as MIYLVEHFFSIQGEGRYSGVPSIFLRFGGCNLRCRGFGAYEIGGERIAGCDTIRAVHTKRFKHMWKSVDDEGALQSVVMQYVDRVAYRPDIILTGGEPMIYAEDPIFYETVVWMLEHGFRVTIETNATLAPPFEAYPAYRDVTFAMAVKLSNSGEPKAKRVVPGIIRRLAEEGNDSFFKFTLDSTSIEKEVEREIREICEPFENEIYCMPLGDNVRQLQANAPVVAEFCLRSGYRYSDRLHVRLWNREEKR